CGCCGCCGCGGCGTAGGCCCAGCCCTGGTCGCCGAGCCAGTCGATGAAGAGCAGCGTGGCGATCACCGTGGCGACCAGCTCGCAGCTCAGCCGGAGCAGGAGCAGCAGGTTCAGGTAGCGCGGCGGGTCGGCGACGATCGCCTGCAGGCGCCCCGCGCCCCGGCGGCCGTCGCGGGCGAACTCCTCCGCGCGAACCCTTGAGATGCGGGTCAGGGCCGTCTCCGCGCTGGCGATCAACCCGCCGACCACGACGAGGACGACGGCCGAGAACAACCACCCGTTGGCGAAGCTCACCGCTGGGGGCGCACCTCCCGCCACGACTCCAGAAGCTCGCCCTGAAGGCCGAACATCTCCTTGTGCTCCTCGGGCTCGGCGTGGTCGTAGCCGAGCAGGTGCAGGATGCCGTGCGTGCACAGCAGCTCCAGCTCGGCCTCGGTGCCGTGCCCGGCCTCGGCCCCCTGCTTGGCGGCCACCTGCGGGCAGAGCACCACGTCGCCGAGGAGCGCCGGGTCGGTGGGCGCGTCGCCCTCCTGCCTGGCCCCCGCGCCGGGCCCGGGGCGCAGCTCGTCCATCGGGAAGGCCAGCACGTCCGTGGGACCGGGCTCGCCCATCCACTGCTCGTGCAGCACCGACATGGCCTCTTCGTCGACGACCAGGATCGACAGCTCGGCGAGCGGGTTGATGCCCATCCGCTCCAGCACGTGCCCCGACAGCGAGACGATGAGCCCCTCGTCGATCTCGACACCGGACTCGTTGTTGACCTCGACGCTCATCGGCCGTTCCCCGCTCCCCGTTCGCCGCGCGACCGGTTCGTGCCCCGCGACCCGATCCGCCTGTCGCGCCGGAGTCGCTCCGTGCTCATCGCTCGCCCACCGCTTCTCGACCGGCCGCCGGCCCGTCCGTTCTCATGATCTCCCCCGGGGGCGCTGCTTGACCACGCCCTTGATCTGCTCCACGGCGCTGCTCTGGCGCTGGGTCTCGTCGTAACGCCCGTACGCGTCCACGATGTCTCCCACCAGCTTATGCCGCACCACGTCCGCACTGGTCAGGCGGCTGAAGTGGATGTCGGAGACGCCGTCGAGGATGTCCTGGACGACCCTGAGGCCGCTCTGCGTGCCGTTCGGCAGGTCGACCTGGGTGACGTCACCGGTGACGACGATCTTCGAGTTGAAGCCCAGTCGCGTCAGGAACATCTTCATCTGCTCCGGCGAGGTGTTCTGCGCCTCGTCCAGGATGATGTAGGCGTCGTTGAGCGTACGGCCGCGCATGTAGGCCAGGGGGGCGACCTCGATCGTGCCCGCCGCCATCAGCCTGGGGATCGAATCGGGGTCGAGCATGTCGTGCAGCGCGTCGTAGAGGGGGCGCAGGTAGGGATCGATCTTCTCGTAGAGCGTGCCGGGCAGGAAGCCGAGCCTCTCGCCCGCCTCGACGGCGGGGCGGGTGAGGATGATCCGGTTGACCTTCTTCTCCTGGAGGGCCTTCACCGCCTTCGCCATCGCGAGGTAGGTCTTGCCCGTGCCGGCCGGGCCGATGCCGAAGACGATGGTGAACTTGTCGATCGCGTCGACGTAACGCTTCTGGTTCACGGTCTTCGGGCGGATGGTCCGGCCCCGCGAGGAGATGATGTCCAGGGAGAGCACCTCGGCGGGCCTGTCGGAGGTCATCCGCAGCATGGCGATGC
This region of Streptosporangium sp. NBC_01495 genomic DNA includes:
- the ybeY gene encoding rRNA maturation RNase YbeY; translated protein: MSVEVNNESGVEIDEGLIVSLSGHVLERMGINPLAELSILVVDEEAMSVLHEQWMGEPGPTDVLAFPMDELRPGPGAGARQEGDAPTDPALLGDVVLCPQVAAKQGAEAGHGTEAELELLCTHGILHLLGYDHAEPEEHKEMFGLQGELLESWREVRPQR
- a CDS encoding PhoH family protein, producing the protein MSETNDSSRTPSRSRGASRTQAKVVIPDDQSMVSLLGSRDELLRVIEGAFRADIHVRGNEITVTGSPEESSTVVRLFEEMSELVRGGAQLTADAVERSIAMLRMTSDRPAEVLSLDIISSRGRTIRPKTVNQKRYVDAIDKFTIVFGIGPAGTGKTYLAMAKAVKALQEKKVNRIILTRPAVEAGERLGFLPGTLYEKIDPYLRPLYDALHDMLDPDSIPRLMAAGTIEVAPLAYMRGRTLNDAYIILDEAQNTSPEQMKMFLTRLGFNSKIVVTGDVTQVDLPNGTQSGLRVVQDILDGVSDIHFSRLTSADVVRHKLVGDIVDAYGRYDETQRQSSAVEQIKGVVKQRPRGRS